In Amyelois transitella isolate CPQ chromosome 5, ilAmyTran1.1, whole genome shotgun sequence, one DNA window encodes the following:
- the LOC106139076 gene encoding diacylglycerol lipase-beta isoform X1, translating into MPALRLLGRKWLAASDDLVFPSIFELLFRFVWLVLIALVVEVLFPITWQCQTEGWHGGAFVRLYLCGTLALQAVLMLLLAALAQQSARGTITDVDKRRFVSPLLLLKVLLVLPELALNIMGTMWMFCDVIKCTVKDSFSSIVIQSIVLFNWVQLGLTLLGLFMVFDPLGSVRYGDMQDTPNQVRHHRKVTGLWSRRFRWAFCWLKKDEHGKEAFQQVAALLSALFRSTDLVPSDVVAGCVLLRVRQKRETREMRRIQMLNDEEPIYTTDVNKIFSETPPWMNLEDALHYLRLSIAAYGWPYVLYRHCFTGFCKLARHLTCCCCRPKNSIVTEDNCCMCNFAGVKYMSNLAADDIIFASFNNRVFELPFCVIADHERESIVVAVRGSISLRDIFTDFTAGSERFEADGLPENTAAHKGMAMGAAKMLKRLLPVLDRAFQQFSNYDLILTGHSLGAGVAVLVALKLRPRYPHLKVFAFSTPAGLISREAARYTESFVLTVGVGDDLVMRLSVHSIENLRTKVIQTIHATKLPKYRIMLNGFGYALFGVPARDLESTWRRPEELEANQSDDSTETLLVQSVSTVSAEAALVSRNVFVRRFSSARLFTAGRILHIVRRKRMGIEKKVRTQEPTFEMRWACPEDFMELQVMPRMLLDHLPENVHRTIQTVIEEKHTYRVHVV; encoded by the exons ATGCCGGCGCTGCGGCTCCTGGGGCGCAAGTGGCTGGCAGCCTCCGACGACCTCGTGTTCCCCAGTATCTTCGAGCTGCTCTTCAGATTCGTTTG GCTGGTGCTAATAGCGTTGGTGGTAGAAGTCTTATTCCCTATCACGTGGCAATGTCAGACGGAGGGGTGGCACGGCGGGGCTTTCGTCCGGCTATACCTGTGCGGCACCTTGGCGCTGCAGGCCGTGCTGATGCTGCTCCTGGCAGCCCTGGCGCAGCAGTCGGCCAGGGGAACCATCACGGATGTCGATAAGAGGAGATTTGTGTCGCCGTTACTACTGCTCAA GGTGCTGCTGGTGTTGCCAGAATTAGCCTTGAATATAATGGGCACTATGTGGATGTTTTGTGACGTCATAAAATGCACCGTTAAGGATAGTTTCTCTAGCATAGTAATACAAA gtATAGTCCTTTTCAATTGGGTGCAACTGGGGCTGACCCTGCTGGGACTGTTCATGGTGTTCGACCCCCTGGGCTCAGTGCGGTACGGGGACATGCAAGACACCCCCAACCAGGTCCGCCACCATCGGAAGGTCACTGGGCTATGGTCGAGGCGGTTCAGGTGGGCCTTCTGCTGGCTGAAGAAGGACGAGCATGGAAAAGAGGCATTCCAACAGGTTGCTG CATTGCTCAGCGCGCTCTTCCGTTCGACAGACCTGGTACCATCAGACGTGGTGGCCGGCTGTGTTCTACTCAGGGTGCGACAGAAGCGAGAGACGAGAGAAATGCGTCGAATACAGATGCTGAACGACGAAGAACCCATTTACACTACAGACGTGAACAAGATATTTTCAGAAACCCCTCCCTGGATGAACTTAGAGGATGCTTTACATTACCTGAGACTGTCTATAGCGGCGTACGGCTGGCCTTACGTGTTGTACCGGCATTGTTTCACGGGATTCTGCAAGTTGGCGCGTCATCTTACATGCTGCTGTTGTAG ACCGAAAAACTCAATAGTAACCGAGGACAACTGCTGCATGTGCAATTTCGCTGGCGTCAAATACATGTCCAACTTAGCCGCTGATGACATCATCTTCGCTTCGTTCAACAACCGAGTTTTTGag CTTCCCTTCTGTGTGATAGCAGACCATGAGCGTGAGAGCATCGTCGTTGCTGTGCGTGGCTCTATTTCCTTGCGAGATATCTTTACGGACTTCACTGCCGGGTCTGAGAGATTTGAAGCTGATG GTCTACCAGAAAACACAGCGGCGCATAAAGGAATGGCTATGGGTGCAGCAAAGATGCTCAAGCGACTTTTGCCAGTTCTAGATCGCGCCTTTCAGCAATTTTCCAACTATGATCTAATATTAacag gtcATAGTCTTGGTGCAGGAGTTGCTGTGTTAGTAGCGCTAAAATTAAGGCCAAGATATCCACATCTCAAAGTTTTTGCATTCTCTACACCAG CGGGATTAATAAGCCGCGAGGCAGCTCGTTATACAGAGAGCTTCGTGCTAACAGTGGGTGTTGGCGATGACCTGGTGATGCGACTTAGTGTTCACAGCATCGAGAACCTTAGGACGAAGGTCATTCAGACCATACACGCGACTAAACTACCAAAG TACCGGATTATGCTTAACGGCTTCGGCTACGCGTTGTTCGGAGTGCCAGCTCGCGATCTAGAATCAACATGGCGGCGGCCCGAGGAGCTGGAGGCGAACCAATCGGACGACTCCACGGAAACGCTGCTGGTGCAGAGCGTCTCCACCGTGAGTGCT GAGGCAGCGCTAGTGTCGCGCAACGTGTTCGTGCGCAGGTTCTCCTCGGCGCGGCTGTTCACGGCGGGTCGTATCCTGCACATCGTTCGTCGCAAGCGCATGGGCATAGAAAA GAAAGTACGAACGCAAGAGCCAACGTTTGAAATGCGATGGGCTTGTCCCGAGGACTTCATGGAACTGCAAGTTATGCCAAGAATGCTACTCGACCATCTTCCGGAAAACGTTCATCGGACCATACAGACCGTGATAGAAGAGAAACACACGTACAGGGTTCACGTCGTGTAA
- the LOC106139076 gene encoding diacylglycerol lipase-beta isoform X2 — MPALRLLGRKWLAASDDLVFPSIFELLFRFVWLVLIALVVEVLFPITWQCQTEGWHGGAFVRLYLCGTLALQAVLMLLLAALAQQSARGTITDVDKRRFVSPLLLLKVLLVLPELALNIMGTMWMFCDVIKCTVKDSFSSIVIQSIVLFNWVQLGLTLLGLFMVFDPLGSVRYGDMQDTPNQVRHHRKVTGLWSRRFRWAFCWLKKDEHGKEAFQQVAALLSALFRSTDLVPSDVVAGCVLLRVRQKRETREMRRIQMLNDEEPIYTTDVNKIFSETPPWMNLEDALHYLRLSIAAYGWPYVLYRHCFTGFCKLARHLTCCCCRPKNSIVTEDNCCMCNFAGVKYMSNLAADDIIFASFNNRVFELPFCVIADHERESIVVAVRGSISLRDIFTDFTAGSERFEADGLPENTAAHKGMAMGAAKMLKRLLPVLDRAFQQFSNYDLILTGHSLGAGVAVLVALKLRPRYPHLKVFAFSTPAGLISREAARYTESFVLTVGVGDDLVMRLSVHSIENLRTKVIQTIHATKLPKYRIMLNGFGYALFGVPARDLESTWRRPEELEANQSDDSTETLLVQSVSTEAALVSRNVFVRRFSSARLFTAGRILHIVRRKRMGIEKKVRTQEPTFEMRWACPEDFMELQVMPRMLLDHLPENVHRTIQTVIEEKHTYRVHVV, encoded by the exons ATGCCGGCGCTGCGGCTCCTGGGGCGCAAGTGGCTGGCAGCCTCCGACGACCTCGTGTTCCCCAGTATCTTCGAGCTGCTCTTCAGATTCGTTTG GCTGGTGCTAATAGCGTTGGTGGTAGAAGTCTTATTCCCTATCACGTGGCAATGTCAGACGGAGGGGTGGCACGGCGGGGCTTTCGTCCGGCTATACCTGTGCGGCACCTTGGCGCTGCAGGCCGTGCTGATGCTGCTCCTGGCAGCCCTGGCGCAGCAGTCGGCCAGGGGAACCATCACGGATGTCGATAAGAGGAGATTTGTGTCGCCGTTACTACTGCTCAA GGTGCTGCTGGTGTTGCCAGAATTAGCCTTGAATATAATGGGCACTATGTGGATGTTTTGTGACGTCATAAAATGCACCGTTAAGGATAGTTTCTCTAGCATAGTAATACAAA gtATAGTCCTTTTCAATTGGGTGCAACTGGGGCTGACCCTGCTGGGACTGTTCATGGTGTTCGACCCCCTGGGCTCAGTGCGGTACGGGGACATGCAAGACACCCCCAACCAGGTCCGCCACCATCGGAAGGTCACTGGGCTATGGTCGAGGCGGTTCAGGTGGGCCTTCTGCTGGCTGAAGAAGGACGAGCATGGAAAAGAGGCATTCCAACAGGTTGCTG CATTGCTCAGCGCGCTCTTCCGTTCGACAGACCTGGTACCATCAGACGTGGTGGCCGGCTGTGTTCTACTCAGGGTGCGACAGAAGCGAGAGACGAGAGAAATGCGTCGAATACAGATGCTGAACGACGAAGAACCCATTTACACTACAGACGTGAACAAGATATTTTCAGAAACCCCTCCCTGGATGAACTTAGAGGATGCTTTACATTACCTGAGACTGTCTATAGCGGCGTACGGCTGGCCTTACGTGTTGTACCGGCATTGTTTCACGGGATTCTGCAAGTTGGCGCGTCATCTTACATGCTGCTGTTGTAG ACCGAAAAACTCAATAGTAACCGAGGACAACTGCTGCATGTGCAATTTCGCTGGCGTCAAATACATGTCCAACTTAGCCGCTGATGACATCATCTTCGCTTCGTTCAACAACCGAGTTTTTGag CTTCCCTTCTGTGTGATAGCAGACCATGAGCGTGAGAGCATCGTCGTTGCTGTGCGTGGCTCTATTTCCTTGCGAGATATCTTTACGGACTTCACTGCCGGGTCTGAGAGATTTGAAGCTGATG GTCTACCAGAAAACACAGCGGCGCATAAAGGAATGGCTATGGGTGCAGCAAAGATGCTCAAGCGACTTTTGCCAGTTCTAGATCGCGCCTTTCAGCAATTTTCCAACTATGATCTAATATTAacag gtcATAGTCTTGGTGCAGGAGTTGCTGTGTTAGTAGCGCTAAAATTAAGGCCAAGATATCCACATCTCAAAGTTTTTGCATTCTCTACACCAG CGGGATTAATAAGCCGCGAGGCAGCTCGTTATACAGAGAGCTTCGTGCTAACAGTGGGTGTTGGCGATGACCTGGTGATGCGACTTAGTGTTCACAGCATCGAGAACCTTAGGACGAAGGTCATTCAGACCATACACGCGACTAAACTACCAAAG TACCGGATTATGCTTAACGGCTTCGGCTACGCGTTGTTCGGAGTGCCAGCTCGCGATCTAGAATCAACATGGCGGCGGCCCGAGGAGCTGGAGGCGAACCAATCGGACGACTCCACGGAAACGCTGCTGGTGCAGAGCGTCTCCACC GAGGCAGCGCTAGTGTCGCGCAACGTGTTCGTGCGCAGGTTCTCCTCGGCGCGGCTGTTCACGGCGGGTCGTATCCTGCACATCGTTCGTCGCAAGCGCATGGGCATAGAAAA GAAAGTACGAACGCAAGAGCCAACGTTTGAAATGCGATGGGCTTGTCCCGAGGACTTCATGGAACTGCAAGTTATGCCAAGAATGCTACTCGACCATCTTCCGGAAAACGTTCATCGGACCATACAGACCGTGATAGAAGAGAAACACACGTACAGGGTTCACGTCGTGTAA